ATCTTGAATACTGCTCTGCCCACCATGGCCCATAGCCTTAATGAAAGCCCTCTGCGCATGCAGTCAGTGATCGTTTCTTACGTGCTGACAGTTGCCATTGGCCTACCTGCCAGCGGCTGGCTGGCCGATCGCATTGGCGTTAAGCGCGTCTTTCTCGCCGCCATTCTGCTATTTACCTTTGGCTCACTGCTGTGTGCACAGGCAGAAACCCTGTCTGAACTGGTTCGCGCCCGCATCGTCCAGGGAATTGGCGGCGCCATGATGGTGCCCGTAGGCCGCCTAACTGTGATGAAAATAGTCCCCCGAGAGCAGTACATGGCAGCCATGACTTTTGTCACACTGCCGGGGCAAATCGGCCCTCTAGTCGGCCCGGCTCTGGGCGGTTTTCTGGTTGAATACGCCAGCTGGCACTGGATCTTTCTCATTAACCTTCCCGTTGGTCTGATTGGCGCGCTGGCGACCTTTATCCTGATGCCGAACTACAAGATGCCGCCGCGCCGCTTTGACATTATTGGCTTTCTTTTGCTGGCAGTGGCTATGGCAACGCTTACTCTATCGCTGGACGGCCACAGCGGCCTAGGGCTTACCAGTGCGACGATCGCCCTGCTCTGTGCCTGCGGGCTCTCGGCTCTTGGAATTTACTGGCTGTACGCCCGCCGAGCCGAATCGCCCATTTTTAACCTGTCGATGTTCCGCATTCCTACTTTCTCTATCGGCCTGTCGGGCAGCCTGATTGCACGAATCGGCAGCGGAATGCTGCCCTTTATGACACCGCTATTTCTTCAGGTCGGTCTGGGATTCTCGCCCCTTCACGCCGGGCTAATGATGATCCCGCTGATTATCGGCAGCATGAGCGTCAAACGGCTGGTGGTTCGCATCGTTAACCGCTTCGGCTACCGTCAGGTACTTTGCCTGGCAACGCTGGCGCTGCCGATGCTCACTCTGCTTATCGCTACCTGTGGTATTCAGGGCTGGTTTTGGGCACTGCCGTTTATTCTTTACCTGCTTGGCGTTGCCAATGCGGTGCGCTTTTCCACCATGAATACTCTAACGCTGAAGGATCTTCCCGATGAGTTCGCCAGCGGCGGCAACAGCATGCTGTCGATGGTCATGCAGCTTTCCATGAGCCTTGGCGTCAGCATTGCCGGCATTCTGTTAGGGGTGTTTTCCGGCCACCAGTCAACTGTCGGCACACCGGAAATGCAGCAGGCGTTTTTATACACCTATTTTGGTGTGGCGCTGATCATGACCCTGCCAACCCTTATTTTTATGCGCGTGCCCCTTGATAATGCACCCAACGCCCAGCTAGCGCCCAAAAAGCGGCGCTAGTCGCCAAGGAGACCTTGAAGAATGAGAATCGGCATTACCGGCAAACTGTTCCTCGCGATCCTGGCGACCTGTATGCTCGTCCTTGTGACCATGAACTGGGGTGGCCGTCTGAGCTTTGAACGCGGGTTTACTGACTATATTCGCCAAGCCAATGAGCAGCGCTTTAACCTGCTGGCTACGTCACTGGCAGAACGCTACCGTTCCGAAGGCAGCTGGAACTTTTTACGCCACAACGAAAAGCAGCTCTATCGCCTACTGCTCTCCTTTGAACAGAAAGACAACGGTGAAGAAAAGTTGCCTCCTCAGGGCTGGCGCGTTCCCTTTTGGGTGTTTAATGCTGACAATCAACGAATTGCCGGATCGTCTCACCCCGTGCCGCGCGAAGCTACCCGCACCGCCATTACGTTGGATGGTAAAGTCATCGGTTGGATCGTCGCCGTTCCCAGTGAAAAACTGACGCGCCAGGCCGACATTAACTTTGCCCGCCAGCAAAGCCGTACCAGTTGGATTTTGGTGGCGCTTTCTATTCTTCTTGCGGCAGTGGCAACAATGCTGGTGTCTCGCGGTTTGCTTTCTCGCGTAAAAACGCTGGTGGGCGCGACCCACAAGCTGGCTGCCGGGGATTTCAGCGCCAGAGTGACGGTCACCCATAGGGACGAGCTGGGCACGCTGGCGAACGACTTTAACCAGCTGGCTCGCACGCTGGAGAAAAACGAGTCCATGCGCCGCGCCTTTATTGCTGACGTTTCTCACGAATTAAGAACGCCTCTGGCGGTACTGCAAGGCGAGCTGGAGGCGATGGAAGACGGCGTTCGACAGCTCACGCCTACCGCCCTTCAGTCTCTTAAGGCGGAAGTGCTTGCCTTAACCAAACTGGTTAACGATCTCCACCAGCTTTCACTCTCCGATCTCGGCGCGCTCAGCTACAAAAAGT
This DNA window, taken from Leminorella richardii, encodes the following:
- the mdtD gene encoding multidrug transporter subunit MdtD, translating into MTNNATHIRWQLWIVALGFFMQSLDTTILNTALPTMAHSLNESPLRMQSVIVSYVLTVAIGLPASGWLADRIGVKRVFLAAILLFTFGSLLCAQAETLSELVRARIVQGIGGAMMVPVGRLTVMKIVPREQYMAAMTFVTLPGQIGPLVGPALGGFLVEYASWHWIFLINLPVGLIGALATFILMPNYKMPPRRFDIIGFLLLAVAMATLTLSLDGHSGLGLTSATIALLCACGLSALGIYWLYARRAESPIFNLSMFRIPTFSIGLSGSLIARIGSGMLPFMTPLFLQVGLGFSPLHAGLMMIPLIIGSMSVKRLVVRIVNRFGYRQVLCLATLALPMLTLLIATCGIQGWFWALPFILYLLGVANAVRFSTMNTLTLKDLPDEFASGGNSMLSMVMQLSMSLGVSIAGILLGVFSGHQSTVGTPEMQQAFLYTYFGVALIMTLPTLIFMRVPLDNAPNAQLAPKKRR
- the baeS gene encoding two-component system sensor histidine kinase BaeS gives rise to the protein MRIGITGKLFLAILATCMLVLVTMNWGGRLSFERGFTDYIRQANEQRFNLLATSLAERYRSEGSWNFLRHNEKQLYRLLLSFEQKDNGEEKLPPQGWRVPFWVFNADNQRIAGSSHPVPREATRTAITLDGKVIGWIVAVPSEKLTRQADINFARQQSRTSWILVALSILLAAVATMLVSRGLLSRVKTLVGATHKLAAGDFSARVTVTHRDELGTLANDFNQLARTLEKNESMRRAFIADVSHELRTPLAVLQGELEAMEDGVRQLTPTALQSLKAEVLALTKLVNDLHQLSLSDLGALSYKKSSINALSVLEQSIAVYRSRFEQKGLHLTAELPSAALVFGDPDRLSQLFNNLLENSLRYTDADSDGLLKVSAVVDKENLTVRWQDSAPGVTDEQMARIFERFYRTELSRNRARGGSGLGLSICWNIVNEHGGHMSARHSPLGGLEITVTLPLISSGTAAVG